One genomic segment of Rhizobium gallicum bv. gallicum R602sp includes these proteins:
- the nth gene encoding endonuclease III produces the protein MADEYRLSMPDPKLKSVRKTSQKSKVITRRKAVPVRTAYSQAEREEIFRRFSIQRPEPRGELAHTNPFTLVVAVALSAQATDAGVNKATRALFKVADTPEKMLALGEERLRDYIRTIGLYRNKAKNVMALSQMLVDEFGGEVPQKREELVRLPGVGRKTANVVLSMAFGQATMAVDTHIFRIANRIKLAPGKTPDEVEDRLMKVIPGHYLYHAHHWLILHGRYTCKARRPECERCVIADLCKSPEKSCDIPAPLVELPPQVIGEAVE, from the coding sequence ATGGCTGATGAGTATAGATTGTCGATGCCCGATCCGAAACTCAAATCCGTCCGCAAAACATCGCAAAAATCGAAAGTGATCACCCGCCGCAAGGCCGTCCCGGTGCGCACCGCGTATTCGCAAGCCGAGCGCGAGGAGATATTCCGCCGCTTCTCGATCCAGCGGCCGGAACCCAGAGGCGAGCTGGCACACACCAATCCGTTCACGCTCGTCGTTGCCGTGGCACTCTCCGCCCAGGCGACGGATGCCGGTGTCAACAAGGCGACGCGGGCGCTTTTCAAGGTAGCAGATACGCCGGAGAAGATGTTGGCGCTCGGCGAGGAACGCCTTCGCGACTACATCAGGACGATCGGCCTTTACCGCAACAAGGCGAAGAACGTCATGGCGCTCTCGCAAATGCTGGTCGATGAATTCGGCGGCGAGGTTCCGCAGAAGCGCGAGGAACTCGTGCGCCTGCCGGGCGTCGGCCGCAAGACAGCGAACGTGGTTCTGTCGATGGCCTTCGGCCAGGCGACGATGGCGGTGGACACGCACATCTTCCGCATCGCCAATCGCATCAAGCTGGCGCCGGGAAAGACACCGGACGAGGTCGAGGACCGCCTGATGAAGGTGATCCCCGGTCACTACCTTTATCATGCCCACCACTGGCTGATCCTGCACGGCCGCTACACGTGCAAGGCGCGCCGCCCGGAATGCGAGCGCTGCGTGATCGCCGATCTCTGCAAATCGCCGGAAAAGAGCTGCGACATACCGGCGCCGCTGGTCGAACTGCCGCCGCAGGTGATCGGCGAGGCCGTCGAATAG
- a CDS encoding MurR/RpiR family transcriptional regulator: MEDFVQKLRHYVKSGTPAERRIAKYFTEHLNDLPFETAASVADRLDLSPMTVGRFLRALGYQGLDSVKVHFRETAVTSPVQLQNSLNELQTDASEGKSLALLVTEQIQALHHIYHLTAQTHWAEAVAMIGMAREVFIATHVRLAGFATHFAHRLTRSRDGVHALDGSANRFAELFARPSGEGALLIIIDCRRFGKARLLARTARRYGYKVVLITTENSDWLPDQSNVMLALPPARSPDEDNLPPLIALLDCLSESVIAAAGEEALARRRRMSEFGTILGESGNR; encoded by the coding sequence GTGGAAGACTTTGTTCAGAAGCTCAGACACTATGTGAAGTCAGGCACGCCGGCCGAGCGCAGAATTGCGAAGTATTTTACCGAGCATCTGAACGACCTTCCCTTCGAGACCGCTGCCTCCGTGGCCGACAGGCTCGATCTAAGCCCGATGACGGTTGGCCGTTTTCTGCGCGCCCTCGGCTATCAGGGTCTCGACAGCGTCAAAGTCCATTTCCGTGAAACCGCAGTCACCTCTCCTGTCCAGCTTCAAAATTCGCTCAACGAGTTGCAGACCGACGCCTCGGAAGGAAAATCGCTTGCCTTGCTCGTCACCGAGCAGATCCAGGCACTGCACCACATCTACCATCTGACCGCACAGACGCATTGGGCCGAAGCCGTCGCGATGATTGGCATGGCGCGCGAAGTTTTCATTGCAACGCATGTACGGCTCGCGGGCTTCGCGACGCATTTCGCCCACCGGCTGACACGGTCGCGCGATGGCGTCCACGCACTGGACGGTTCGGCAAACCGCTTCGCCGAACTCTTCGCTCGCCCGAGCGGCGAAGGCGCCCTCTTGATCATCATCGATTGCCGACGCTTCGGCAAAGCGCGTCTGTTGGCGCGAACCGCGCGGCGCTATGGCTACAAGGTCGTGCTGATCACAACGGAAAACAGCGACTGGCTGCCCGACCAATCCAACGTCATGCTGGCGCTTCCGCCTGCCCGCTCGCCCGACGAGGACAACCTTCCTCCGTTGATCGCTCTTCTCGACTGTCTGTCGGAATCCGTCATTGCCGCCGCAGGCGAAGAGGCGCTCGCACGCCGGCGGCGAATGTCGGAATTCGGCACCATTCTCGGAGAAAGCGGCAATCGCTAG
- a CDS encoding sulfate transporter family protein yields MILDAARLAFFNLFAPETRSVFWKVLGLTILVLIGLWFVLRGLFMTLLFPWIAGFFPEIPDWAGWLSFVFVILASIGLALALALLLSPVTALIAGLFLDDVAEVVEKRDYPEDTPGTAMPIAPAIASSLKFLGVVIAGNIVALLLLFIPGVNLIAFFLVNGYLLGREFFEFAAMRFRSPQEARLFRAKHASTVFLGGLVIAAFLAIPFLNLLTPLFAAGMMVHLYKLISQRDLGFHR; encoded by the coding sequence ATGATCCTCGATGCCGCGCGCCTTGCGTTTTTCAACCTTTTTGCACCTGAAACCCGGTCTGTTTTCTGGAAGGTGCTGGGGCTTACGATCCTGGTTCTCATTGGGCTCTGGTTCGTGCTGCGAGGCCTGTTCATGACTTTGCTATTTCCGTGGATCGCGGGCTTCTTTCCGGAAATTCCGGATTGGGCCGGCTGGCTGAGCTTCGTCTTTGTTATTCTCGCAAGCATCGGTCTTGCCTTGGCCTTGGCGCTGCTGCTGTCGCCCGTGACGGCGTTGATTGCCGGCCTTTTTCTCGATGACGTGGCGGAAGTGGTGGAGAAGCGGGATTATCCCGAGGATACCCCGGGGACGGCGATGCCGATCGCCCCGGCAATCGCGAGTTCACTCAAGTTCCTGGGCGTGGTGATCGCCGGCAATATTGTCGCTCTTCTCCTGCTCTTCATCCCGGGCGTGAACCTGATTGCCTTCTTCCTGGTGAACGGTTATCTGCTCGGCCGGGAATTTTTCGAATTCGCCGCCATGCGCTTCCGTTCTCCGCAGGAGGCCCGGCTCTTCAGGGCAAAGCACGCTTCTACCGTCTTTCTCGGCGGTTTGGTGATCGCCGCTTTCCTGGCCATCCCCTTTCTCAATCTGCTGACGCCGCTTTTTGCGGCGGGCATGATGGTTCATCTCTACAAGCTGATTTCCCAACGGGATCTCGGTTTTCACCGGTAG
- a CDS encoding mannitol dehydrogenase family protein, translating to MTCKLSLATLTDAAKTAEIPAYDRASLTAGIVHFGVGNFHRAHQAIYLDDLFNQGKDHDWAIIGAGMLPSDAAMREKLAAQDFLTTVVEQDNNKTAARVTGPMVDILPVGDCGAIVAKLADPAIRIVSLTITEGGYFIDASGKFNPSNPAIVADGKNPSEPKTVFGLIVAGLKTRKEKGIVPFTVMSCDNIPHNGAVTRNAVLGMAELSDPAFAVWIKANVAFPNAMVDRITPATGQREIDLLTDTFGIEDNWPVYCEEFKQWVLEDKFTAGRPALDKVGVTFVPDVTPYEHMKIRILNGGHAAIAYPAALMDIHFVHDAMQEPLIRAFLAKLENDEIIPIVPPVPNTSLKDYFALIERRLLNPKIADTIPRLAQDGSNRQPKFILPSTLDNLRQGKDVVGLSLVSALWCRYFAGTTDSGKKIVFNDASADRLHAAALRAKDDPAAFLVFDDIFGEVSQSELFCKRFAHALKTAWEKGTRATLQLYLDGKLAV from the coding sequence ATGACGTGCAAATTATCGCTGGCAACGCTTACCGATGCGGCTAAAACGGCCGAAATCCCGGCTTATGACCGAGCGTCGCTTACGGCCGGCATCGTGCACTTCGGCGTTGGCAATTTCCACCGCGCCCACCAGGCTATCTACCTCGATGACCTTTTCAACCAAGGAAAGGATCACGACTGGGCCATCATCGGCGCAGGCATGCTGCCTTCCGACGCCGCGATGCGCGAGAAGCTTGCAGCGCAGGACTTCCTGACGACGGTCGTGGAGCAGGACAACAACAAGACGGCGGCGCGTGTCACGGGGCCGATGGTCGACATCCTGCCGGTCGGCGATTGCGGAGCCATCGTCGCCAAACTCGCCGATCCCGCTATCCGCATCGTCTCGCTGACGATCACCGAGGGCGGATACTTCATCGACGCGTCCGGCAAATTCAATCCATCGAATCCGGCGATTGTCGCGGACGGAAAAAACCCGTCCGAGCCGAAAACCGTTTTTGGCCTTATCGTTGCCGGTCTCAAGACACGCAAGGAGAAGGGCATCGTGCCCTTCACCGTTATGTCCTGCGACAACATTCCGCATAACGGTGCCGTCACCAGAAACGCCGTCTTGGGCATGGCGGAGCTTTCCGATCCGGCGTTTGCCGTGTGGATCAAGGCGAATGTCGCCTTCCCGAACGCCATGGTTGATCGCATTACGCCGGCAACGGGCCAGCGCGAGATCGATTTGCTGACGGATACTTTCGGTATTGAAGACAACTGGCCGGTCTATTGTGAAGAGTTCAAGCAGTGGGTGCTGGAAGACAAGTTTACGGCCGGACGGCCAGCGCTCGATAAAGTCGGCGTCACCTTCGTGCCGGATGTCACGCCTTACGAGCATATGAAGATACGCATCCTCAATGGCGGCCATGCGGCGATCGCGTACCCGGCGGCGTTGATGGACATCCATTTCGTGCATGACGCGATGCAAGAGCCTCTGATCCGCGCGTTCCTCGCCAAACTCGAAAACGACGAGATCATCCCGATCGTGCCGCCCGTGCCGAATACCTCGCTCAAGGATTATTTCGCGCTGATCGAACGCCGACTTCTGAACCCGAAGATCGCCGACACGATCCCGCGCCTGGCCCAGGACGGTTCGAACCGTCAGCCGAAATTTATCCTGCCATCCACGCTCGACAATCTGCGCCAGGGCAAGGACGTCGTCGGTCTTTCGCTGGTTTCGGCTCTCTGGTGCCGTTACTTCGCGGGCACGACCGACAGCGGCAAAAAGATCGTTTTCAACGATGCTAGTGCCGACCGGCTCCATGCCGCCGCGCTGAGGGCAAAGGACGATCCGGCGGCGTTCCTCGTCTTCGACGACATTTTCGGCGAGGTGTCGCAATCGGAGTTGTTCTGCAAGCGTTTTGCGCATGCCCTGAAAACAGCGTGGGAAAAGGGCACCCGCGCGACCTTGCAGCTCTATCTCGACGGCAAGCTTGCAGTGTAG
- a CDS encoding methylated-DNA--[protein]-cysteine S-methyltransferase, producing the protein MNMIANLNRDTTPEGPDYETVRQVIELITEDYRDQPSLEAIAARLNQSPTQLQKTFTRWAGLSPKAFLQAVTLDHAKRLLRNEDMPLLETSIEVGLSGPSRLHDLFVTHEAMSPGEWKAKGGGLTIRYGFHQSPFGVALVMATDRGLAGLAFSDLGDEAACFEDMTCRWPNAQYVEDRQATTPYAERIFEPGKWSADQPLRVVLIGTDFQVRVWESLLKIPLGKAMTYSDIAKDIGQPTASRAVGAAIGRNPISFVVPCHRALGKNGDLTGYHWGLTRKRAILGWEAGQA; encoded by the coding sequence ATGAATATGATCGCCAATCTGAACAGAGACACGACGCCGGAGGGTCCGGACTACGAGACCGTCCGTCAGGTCATCGAACTTATCACCGAGGACTATCGCGACCAGCCGTCGCTGGAGGCGATTGCCGCGCGGCTCAACCAGTCGCCGACGCAGCTTCAAAAGACCTTTACCCGCTGGGCCGGGCTTTCGCCCAAGGCCTTCCTGCAGGCAGTCACGCTCGATCATGCCAAGCGGTTGCTGCGCAATGAAGACATGCCGCTGCTTGAAACTTCGATCGAGGTGGGCCTTTCCGGTCCAAGCCGTCTTCACGATCTCTTCGTCACCCATGAGGCCATGTCGCCCGGTGAGTGGAAGGCAAAGGGCGGCGGCCTGACGATCCGCTACGGCTTCCATCAGTCGCCCTTCGGCGTCGCGCTGGTCATGGCCACCGATCGCGGCCTTGCAGGCCTTGCCTTCAGCGATCTCGGCGACGAGGCCGCCTGTTTCGAAGACATGACGTGCCGCTGGCCGAATGCCCAATATGTCGAGGATCGGCAGGCAACCACGCCTTATGCAGAGCGCATTTTCGAGCCCGGAAAGTGGTCTGCAGACCAGCCTTTGCGCGTCGTGCTCATCGGCACGGATTTTCAGGTCCGCGTCTGGGAGAGTCTTTTGAAGATTCCGCTTGGCAAAGCGATGACTTATTCGGACATCGCTAAAGATATCGGCCAGCCGACGGCATCGCGTGCAGTCGGTGCTGCGATTGGACGCAATCCGATCTCCTTCGTTGTGCCATGCCACCGTGCGCTCGGGAAAAATGGCGACTTGACGGGCTACCATTGGGGTCTCACCCGCAAACGGGCGATACTGGGGTGGGAAGCCGGTCAGGCGTGA
- a CDS encoding carbohydrate ABC transporter permease — MATLHTRSAARMMIAPSVVLLFAWMIVPLAMTIYFSTLNYNLLSPGMESFVGFLNYSYFLSDPAFFAALTNTLLLVLGVLIITVVGGIAFALLLDQDIYGQGIVRILVIAPFFVMPTVAALVWKNMFMNPVNGLFAHLAKALGLQPYDWLANAPLFSIILIVAWQWLPFATLILLTSLQSLDEEQKEAAEMDGAGAISRFIYIILPHMARAITVVILIQTIFLLSVFAEILVTTNGGPGTQSTNLTYLVYAQALLQFDIGGASAGGIIAVILANIVAIFLVRLVGKNLES, encoded by the coding sequence ATGGCAACGTTACACACCCGCTCCGCAGCGCGAATGATGATCGCACCGTCCGTCGTGCTTCTCTTCGCGTGGATGATCGTCCCGCTTGCGATGACGATCTATTTCTCGACTTTGAACTACAACCTTCTCAGCCCGGGAATGGAGAGCTTCGTCGGCTTTCTGAACTACAGCTACTTCCTGTCCGATCCGGCCTTTTTCGCAGCACTCACCAATACGCTGCTGCTGGTGCTCGGCGTGCTGATCATCACCGTGGTCGGCGGTATCGCCTTCGCCTTGCTGCTCGACCAGGACATCTATGGCCAGGGCATCGTGCGCATCCTGGTGATTGCGCCGTTCTTCGTCATGCCGACGGTGGCAGCGCTTGTCTGGAAGAACATGTTCATGAACCCGGTCAACGGGCTCTTCGCACATCTTGCCAAGGCGCTCGGACTGCAGCCCTACGACTGGCTGGCAAACGCGCCGTTGTTCTCGATCATTCTGATCGTTGCCTGGCAGTGGCTGCCGTTTGCGACGCTGATCCTGCTCACGTCGTTGCAGTCGCTGGACGAGGAGCAGAAGGAAGCTGCCGAAATGGATGGCGCCGGCGCGATATCGAGATTCATCTATATCATTCTGCCGCATATGGCGCGCGCCATCACGGTGGTGATCCTGATCCAGACGATCTTCCTGCTTTCGGTCTTTGCCGAAATCCTGGTTACCACCAACGGCGGCCCGGGCACGCAGAGCACGAACCTGACCTACCTCGTCTATGCGCAGGCGCTTCTTCAGTTCGATATCGGCGGCGCTTCGGCGGGCGGTATCATTGCGGTCATCCTCGCCAACATCGTCGCGATCTTCCTTGTCCGCCTTGTTGGCAAGAATCTGGAGTCTTGA
- a CDS encoding ABC transporter ATP-binding protein, whose protein sequence is MGSITLQSVSKVFGEAKVIPSIDLDIQDGEFVVFVGPSGCGKSTLLRLIAGLEDVSGGKIVIDGKDATEKAPSERGLAMVFQSYALYPHMSVRNNIAFPLKMAGMDKTEIDRKVSDAARVLNLTDYLERKPRQLSGGQRQRVAIGRAIVRQPSAFLFDEPLSNLDAALRVNMRIEISELHQQLKTTMVYVTHDQVEAMTMADKIVVLNRGNIEQVGSPLELYKSPRNLFVAGFIGSPKMNFITGQNAAALNAHTIGVRPEHVLLSTESGDWKGRVIVAEHLGSDTFLHIDVDGIGSVTARGGGDFPAKAGDTVYLTADKTRIHKFNEGGLAI, encoded by the coding sequence ATGGGCAGCATTACCCTTCAGAGCGTTTCGAAGGTCTTCGGCGAAGCCAAGGTCATCCCTTCGATCGATCTCGACATCCAGGACGGCGAATTCGTCGTCTTCGTCGGCCCGTCGGGCTGCGGCAAGTCCACGTTGCTCAGGCTGATCGCCGGGCTGGAGGACGTTTCCGGCGGCAAGATCGTCATCGACGGCAAGGACGCCACCGAAAAGGCACCCTCCGAGCGCGGGCTTGCGATGGTGTTCCAATCCTATGCGCTTTATCCGCATATGAGCGTGCGCAACAATATTGCCTTCCCATTGAAGATGGCGGGCATGGACAAGACCGAGATCGACAGGAAGGTAAGCGATGCCGCTCGCGTGCTCAACCTGACGGATTATCTGGAGCGCAAGCCGCGCCAGCTTTCCGGTGGCCAGCGGCAGCGAGTCGCGATCGGTCGCGCCATCGTGCGCCAGCCATCTGCCTTCCTCTTCGACGAGCCGCTATCGAACCTCGATGCCGCACTTCGCGTCAACATGCGCATCGAGATCAGCGAACTGCACCAACAACTGAAGACGACGATGGTCTACGTCACCCACGACCAGGTGGAAGCCATGACAATGGCCGACAAGATCGTCGTGTTGAACCGCGGCAACATCGAGCAGGTGGGCTCGCCGCTGGAGCTCTACAAGAGCCCACGCAATCTCTTCGTTGCCGGTTTCATCGGCTCGCCGAAGATGAATTTCATCACCGGTCAGAATGCGGCTGCGCTGAATGCGCATACGATCGGCGTGCGTCCGGAGCATGTGCTGCTTTCGACCGAAAGCGGCGACTGGAAGGGCAGGGTCATCGTCGCCGAGCATCTCGGCTCCGACACGTTCCTGCATATCGACGTCGATGGTATCGGCTCGGTTACGGCACGTGGTGGCGGCGATTTCCCGGCGAAGGCCGGGGACACCGTCTATCTGACGGCGGACAAGACGCGTATCCATAAATTCAACGAGGGCGGCCTCGCCATCTGA
- a CDS encoding HAD family hydrolase has translation MANSETRLVIFDCDGVLVDSEPISVSVLVEAMNDLGVPITEEEVYGRFLGKSLATVIETMKSEYQVHAGDEFLERIRTNLYSRFRKELRPIEGIGATIDALDIPCCVASSSQVERIRLSLTVTGLIDKLPNIFSASMVKNGKPAPDLFLHAAREMQVDPEDCLVIEDSPAGIEAAQAAGMTVFAFTGGSHANFAGYRAELERLSPERVFDAMPDLIHLIQKQKLDGACP, from the coding sequence ATGGCTAATTCTGAAACACGCCTGGTCATTTTCGATTGTGACGGTGTCCTTGTCGATAGCGAGCCGATCTCCGTCAGCGTGCTCGTCGAGGCGATGAACGACCTCGGAGTGCCGATCACCGAGGAGGAGGTCTATGGGCGATTCCTCGGCAAGAGCCTAGCGACCGTCATCGAAACGATGAAGAGCGAATATCAGGTGCATGCCGGCGACGAGTTTCTCGAGCGCATCCGCACCAATCTCTATTCGCGATTCAGGAAAGAACTGAGGCCGATCGAAGGCATAGGTGCGACAATCGACGCGCTCGACATCCCGTGCTGCGTCGCTTCGTCCAGCCAGGTCGAGCGCATCAGGCTGTCGCTCACCGTCACCGGCCTTATCGACAAGCTACCGAACATCTTCAGCGCCTCGATGGTGAAGAATGGAAAGCCGGCGCCGGACCTCTTCCTGCATGCGGCCCGCGAAATGCAGGTCGATCCGGAGGACTGCCTCGTAATCGAAGACAGCCCGGCGGGGATCGAGGCAGCCCAGGCCGCAGGCATGACGGTCTTTGCCTTTACCGGCGGGTCGCATGCCAATTTTGCAGGTTATCGTGCCGAACTCGAGCGGCTTTCGCCGGAACGCGTGTTTGACGCAATGCCGGATTTGATACACCTTATCCAGAAACAAAAGCTGGATGGGGCCTGCCCTTGA
- a CDS encoding DUF2244 domain-containing protein, translating to MTESNAGRANEQPVFAAELFPYRSLGRKGFRVLLLISGAVCFIYGIFFVITGAWPIGFFFGLDFALLYGAFWLNYRSGKAREEVTVSRTDVAIRKFAPSGRMVEHHFNPFWARFLVRRHQEIGILSMHIFGEGRRTDIGSFLNPDDRESFAKAFKGALATVKQRI from the coding sequence ATGACGGAAAGCAACGCCGGGCGGGCGAACGAACAGCCTGTTTTTGCAGCCGAACTTTTCCCTTACCGGTCGCTCGGCCGCAAGGGTTTCAGGGTGCTGCTTTTGATTTCCGGTGCCGTCTGTTTCATCTATGGGATATTCTTCGTCATAACAGGCGCTTGGCCGATCGGCTTCTTCTTCGGGCTGGATTTCGCGTTGCTCTACGGTGCCTTCTGGCTCAACTATCGCTCCGGCAAGGCGCGCGAGGAAGTGACCGTTTCGCGCACAGATGTCGCGATCCGCAAGTTCGCGCCTTCCGGACGCATGGTGGAGCATCACTTCAATCCCTTCTGGGCGCGTTTCCTCGTCCGCCGCCACCAGGAAATCGGCATTCTGTCCATGCATATTTTCGGCGAGGGCCGGAGGACGGATATCGGCTCCTTCCTCAATCCGGATGATCGCGAAAGCTTTGCCAAGGCCTTCAAAGGAGCGCTGGCGACAGTCAAGCAGCGTATTTAG
- a CDS encoding carbohydrate ABC transporter permease has translation MARKVTTQRKVIMTAIAWTLAILIFFPILWTFLTSFKSEADAIASPPQFLFFHWTTESYAEVQSRSNYLGHFMNSVIISFGSTLIGLIIAIPAAWAMAFSPTKRTKDVLMWMLSTKMMPPVGALIPIYLMFRNFGLLDSRMGLVIVLTLINLPIIVWMLYTYFKEIPGEILEAARMDGASLAKEIIYVLTPMAIPGIASTLLLNIILAWNEAFWTLNLSASKAAPLTAFIASYSSPEGLFYAKLSAASTMAIAPILILGWFSQKQLVRGLTFGAVK, from the coding sequence ATGGCTAGAAAAGTCACAACTCAACGCAAGGTGATCATGACGGCAATCGCCTGGACGCTGGCGATCCTGATCTTCTTTCCGATCCTCTGGACGTTTCTTACGAGCTTCAAGTCGGAGGCCGACGCGATTGCTTCGCCACCGCAGTTCCTGTTCTTCCACTGGACGACGGAAAGCTATGCGGAGGTGCAGAGCCGGTCTAACTATCTCGGCCACTTCATGAATTCGGTGATCATTTCCTTCGGCTCGACGCTGATCGGCCTCATCATCGCGATCCCTGCCGCCTGGGCCATGGCATTCTCGCCGACCAAGCGGACCAAGGACGTGCTGATGTGGATGCTGTCGACGAAGATGATGCCGCCGGTCGGCGCGCTCATTCCGATCTACCTGATGTTCCGCAATTTCGGCCTGCTCGACAGCCGGATGGGGCTGGTGATCGTGCTGACGCTGATCAACCTGCCGATCATCGTCTGGATGCTCTACACCTACTTCAAGGAAATCCCTGGCGAAATCCTCGAGGCGGCGCGCATGGACGGCGCATCGCTCGCCAAGGAAATCATCTACGTGCTGACGCCGATGGCGATACCGGGCATTGCCTCTACGCTGCTCCTCAACATCATACTGGCATGGAACGAAGCCTTCTGGACGCTGAACCTCAGCGCATCGAAAGCCGCGCCGCTGACGGCATTCATCGCCTCCTACTCCAGCCCCGAAGGTCTGTTCTACGCCAAGCTTTCGGCAGCATCGACAATGGCAATTGCGCCGATCCTGATCCTCGGCTGGTTCAGCCAAAAACAACTCGTCCGCGGCCTGACCTTCGGCGCGGTGAAATAA
- a CDS encoding FGGY-family carbohydrate kinase gives MHDHVVAVDVGTGSARAGVFDARGRLLGKAEHPIIMNRPRENHAEHDSENIWSAVCIVVRKAMEQSGAAPASVGAIGFDGTCSLVVRDVDGGQISVSTGGERRFDTIVWLDHRALNEADFCTATGHAVLDHCGHFMSPEMEMPKLMWLKKKLPGTWMNAGYFFDLADFMTWKATGSLARSRSTLTAKWNYLAHKEKGWQRDFLAQIGLEDLQERGHLPDETAPVGTSVGTLTQETASALGLTTDCHVSAGLIDAYAGALGTLAGYAADPAQLERQLALIAGTSSCIISFSRDRKPSHGMWGPYYEVVFHDSWLVEAGQSATGALLEHIVRMHAAGGEPTAALHQKIVSRIAQLRAEDGDTLGSRIFVLPDFHGNRSPLADPHAVGTISGLTLDTSFDGLCALYWRTAVGIALGIRHILEKMKEYGYVPDTLHVAGGHVKNPVLMELYSDATGCRVVVPKMNEAVLLGTAIGASVACGLHKDLTTAGVAMYPGGEERAPDATKQALYDREYRRFLAMYRHRAELDAIS, from the coding sequence ATGCATGATCATGTGGTTGCGGTGGATGTCGGCACCGGCAGCGCGCGTGCCGGTGTGTTCGATGCCCGCGGTCGCCTGCTCGGAAAGGCCGAACATCCGATCATCATGAATAGGCCGCGTGAAAATCATGCCGAACATGATTCCGAAAACATCTGGTCTGCGGTGTGCATCGTCGTTCGCAAGGCGATGGAACAATCGGGCGCAGCTCCTGCGTCTGTCGGTGCGATCGGCTTCGACGGCACATGCTCGCTCGTCGTCCGCGATGTCGATGGTGGGCAGATCAGCGTCTCGACCGGGGGCGAGAGGCGCTTCGACACGATCGTCTGGCTCGACCACAGGGCGTTGAACGAAGCTGATTTCTGCACGGCAACCGGCCATGCGGTTCTCGATCATTGCGGGCATTTCATGTCGCCGGAGATGGAGATGCCAAAGCTGATGTGGCTGAAGAAGAAACTGCCTGGCACCTGGATGAATGCCGGTTATTTCTTCGATCTTGCCGACTTCATGACATGGAAGGCGACGGGCTCGCTTGCCCGTTCGCGCAGCACGCTGACGGCGAAGTGGAATTATCTGGCGCACAAGGAAAAGGGCTGGCAGCGGGATTTTCTCGCGCAGATCGGTCTGGAAGACCTGCAGGAGCGCGGCCATCTACCCGACGAGACAGCACCGGTCGGCACTAGCGTCGGCACGCTCACCCAGGAGACCGCATCAGCACTCGGGCTCACGACGGATTGCCACGTTTCGGCAGGCCTGATCGACGCCTATGCGGGCGCGCTCGGCACGCTTGCCGGCTATGCGGCCGACCCAGCGCAGCTTGAGCGTCAGTTGGCGCTCATTGCGGGAACCTCGAGCTGCATCATTTCGTTCTCCCGCGATCGAAAGCCAAGCCATGGCATGTGGGGACCGTACTACGAGGTCGTCTTTCACGATTCGTGGCTTGTTGAAGCCGGTCAATCGGCGACGGGTGCGTTGCTCGAGCATATCGTGCGTATGCATGCCGCCGGGGGCGAGCCCACCGCCGCATTGCATCAGAAGATCGTCTCCCGCATTGCGCAATTGCGGGCCGAAGACGGCGACACGCTCGGCTCGCGCATCTTCGTGCTGCCGGATTTCCACGGCAACCGGTCGCCTCTTGCCGATCCGCACGCCGTCGGCACTATCAGCGGGCTGACGCTCGATACGTCATTCGACGGCCTTTGCGCGCTCTACTGGCGTACGGCCGTCGGCATTGCGCTCGGCATCCGGCATATTCTCGAAAAGATGAAGGAATACGGTTATGTGCCGGACACGCTGCATGTTGCGGGCGGGCATGTAAAGAACCCCGTGCTGATGGAGCTTTACTCGGATGCGACAGGCTGCAGGGTCGTCGTTCCGAAGATGAACGAGGCGGTGTTGCTGGGCACTGCGATCGGGGCTTCTGTTGCCTGTGGCTTACATAAGGATCTCACGACGGCCGGCGTGGCAATGTATCCCGGCGGTGAAGAGCGTGCGCCGGACGCGACAAAGCAGGCTCTGTATGATCGCGAATACCGGCGGTTTCTCGCGATGTATCGCCATCGCGCCGAACTGGACGCGATAAGCTAG